From a region of the Listeria monocytogenes ATCC 19117 genome:
- a CDS encoding sugar ABC transporter substrate-binding protein — translation MKKKMFVVLALVLSLSLVLMACGGSKDDANSGDSKVLNVWAMGDEAKSLKELAQKFTKDTGIEVKVQVIPWANAHDKLLTAVASKSGPDVVQMGTTWMPEFVEAGALLDITKDVEKSKNMNSDLFFPGSVKTTQFDGKTYGVPWYAETRVLFYRTDLLKKVGYNEAPKTWDELSDAALKLSKRGKDMYGFAIDPNEQTTGFIFGRQNGSPLFDKDGQPVFNKKPFVDTVSYLDSFIKNGSAPDTDLGLDASQSFGGDGIVPMFMSGPWMVNTLKDTAPDIDGKWATAVLPKKENNESSLGGANLSIFKYSDKKDDALKFMDYMSQPDVQLSWLKDTNSMPARMDAWEDDMLKNDPYYKVFGEQMKTAEPMPLIPQFEEIAQLYGKSWEQIYRGGADVQTQMDTFNDQVEALLKK, via the coding sequence ATGAAGAAAAAGATGTTTGTCGTTTTAGCTTTAGTGTTGTCGCTTAGTTTAGTATTAATGGCGTGTGGTGGGTCAAAGGATGATGCAAATTCCGGCGATTCTAAAGTATTAAATGTTTGGGCAATGGGTGATGAAGCCAAGTCACTAAAAGAACTCGCACAAAAATTCACGAAAGATACTGGCATTGAAGTTAAAGTTCAAGTTATTCCTTGGGCAAATGCACATGATAAATTACTTACAGCCGTTGCTTCTAAATCTGGCCCCGATGTAGTCCAAATGGGAACTACTTGGATGCCTGAATTTGTCGAAGCTGGCGCACTACTTGATATTACAAAAGATGTCGAAAAAAGCAAAAATATGAATTCTGATCTATTTTTCCCAGGTTCAGTAAAAACTACTCAATTTGACGGGAAAACTTACGGTGTTCCGTGGTATGCAGAAACTCGCGTATTATTCTACCGTACCGATTTACTGAAAAAAGTTGGTTATAATGAAGCTCCAAAAACATGGGATGAACTATCCGACGCTGCACTTAAACTTTCTAAACGTGGCAAAGATATGTACGGCTTTGCCATTGATCCAAACGAACAAACGACTGGTTTCATTTTCGGACGTCAAAACGGCTCCCCTCTTTTCGATAAAGATGGTCAACCAGTATTCAATAAAAAACCTTTCGTAGACACTGTTAGTTATTTAGATAGTTTCATTAAAAATGGTTCCGCTCCAGATACTGATCTTGGTTTAGATGCTTCTCAAAGCTTCGGCGGCGACGGTATTGTGCCAATGTTCATGAGTGGTCCTTGGATGGTTAATACACTGAAAGACACTGCCCCTGACATTGACGGAAAATGGGCTACTGCAGTATTACCTAAAAAAGAAAATAACGAATCAAGCCTTGGTGGCGCTAACCTTTCCATTTTCAAATATAGTGATAAGAAAGATGATGCTCTAAAATTCATGGACTACATGAGTCAACCTGATGTGCAATTATCTTGGTTAAAAGATACAAACTCCATGCCAGCTCGTATGGATGCTTGGGAAGATGATATGCTGAAAAATGACCCTTACTACAAAGTATTCGGCGAACAAATGAAAACAGCTGAACCAATGCCACTTATCCCACAATTTGAGGAAATCGCTCAATTATATGGAAAATCTTGGGAACAAATTTATCGTGGTG
- a CDS encoding glycoside hydrolase family 3 N-terminal domain-containing protein has translation MKQEKVQDLVNQMTLDEKIAQCLQLSPFLFKGTNKNAELTGPLLQEMKLTDAHTENAGSVLGSSSALDMIGIQEAYLKTNRLGIPLVFMADVIHGYKTVFPIPLALGCSFDRETVRVMAEVSALEATADGHHVTFSPMLDLVRDPRWGRVMESTGEDPFLNSELGKAMVDGYQGDASKLHENLEQMAACVKHFAAYGAAEAGLEYNTVNMSTRELYQNYLPAYNAAIQAGAKLVMTAFNVVDGIPATMNKWLNRDVLRDEMGFDGVLISDWGAVAEVINHGTARNPKEAAQFSMEAGVDLEMMTTCYIHELKGLIEEGKLSESLLDEAVLRMLTLKNDLGLFEDPYRGLKNNDRTKDILTDDSRGKARAAGIESAVLLENKNRLLPLAKEAKIALVGPLATSPDILGGWNVYGEEKDGINVETGLREVFETVEVVSTEYTELSEEDKVAVKAAVENMDVVVLALGEKNEWGGEAGSLATIRLPEAQYELAKFVQTLGKPVVITLFNGRPLEVKELAESSDALLELWFPGTEAGRVTADLLSGASNPSGKLSMSFPQTTGQIPVYYNHLRTGRPQTPENKGERYVSHYLDIPNEPFYPFGYGKSYSKFELKTSSLPKELNLGESLHVEVTIKNISDIAGKEVIQVYLQDVTASISRPVKELKAFEKVALQAGEEKTVRFELTSEAFSFYNQQLEKVQEPGLHRVFVGTSSEDVDVFEVEVGGYV, from the coding sequence ATGAAACAAGAAAAAGTACAGGATTTAGTCAATCAAATGACGTTAGATGAAAAAATCGCTCAATGTCTTCAACTTTCCCCTTTTCTTTTTAAAGGTACAAACAAAAATGCAGAACTAACAGGGCCGCTTCTTCAAGAAATGAAATTGACGGATGCGCATACGGAAAATGCGGGTTCGGTGCTTGGATCAAGCTCGGCGCTTGATATGATTGGTATTCAGGAAGCTTATTTAAAAACGAATCGATTAGGAATTCCGCTTGTTTTTATGGCGGATGTCATACACGGGTATAAAACGGTATTTCCTATTCCGCTTGCACTTGGTTGTTCTTTTGACCGGGAGACTGTTCGAGTGATGGCAGAAGTTTCGGCGCTCGAAGCAACGGCAGATGGGCATCATGTCACTTTTTCACCAATGCTTGATTTAGTACGGGACCCTCGGTGGGGACGTGTGATGGAATCAACTGGTGAGGATCCATTTTTAAATAGTGAACTTGGAAAGGCAATGGTAGATGGTTACCAAGGCGATGCGAGTAAACTACATGAAAACTTGGAGCAAATGGCGGCATGTGTCAAACATTTTGCGGCATACGGGGCTGCGGAGGCTGGGCTGGAATACAACACAGTTAATATGTCTACGCGCGAACTTTATCAAAATTATTTACCAGCTTATAATGCCGCAATACAAGCTGGAGCTAAATTAGTCATGACTGCTTTTAACGTGGTAGACGGGATTCCGGCAACAATGAACAAATGGCTTAACCGAGATGTTCTACGAGACGAAATGGGTTTTGACGGTGTACTTATTTCTGACTGGGGCGCTGTTGCCGAAGTAATTAATCACGGAACAGCCAGAAATCCTAAAGAAGCCGCACAGTTTTCGATGGAAGCAGGCGTTGATTTAGAAATGATGACGACTTGTTATATCCATGAATTAAAAGGTTTAATTGAAGAAGGCAAATTATCCGAAAGCCTTTTAGATGAAGCAGTACTTCGGATGTTAACTTTAAAAAATGATTTAGGGCTATTTGAAGATCCCTATCGCGGATTAAAAAATAACGACCGCACAAAAGATATTTTAACCGATGATAGCCGCGGGAAAGCTCGGGCAGCAGGTATTGAATCTGCTGTGTTATTAGAAAATAAAAACCGATTACTTCCACTGGCTAAAGAAGCAAAAATTGCCTTGGTTGGTCCACTTGCAACGTCGCCTGATATTCTCGGTGGTTGGAATGTATACGGTGAAGAAAAAGATGGCATCAATGTTGAAACAGGTTTGCGTGAAGTATTTGAAACGGTCGAAGTCGTTTCAACGGAGTACACTGAATTGTCGGAAGAAGACAAAGTGGCAGTGAAAGCGGCAGTAGAGAACATGGATGTTGTCGTGCTTGCCCTAGGTGAAAAAAATGAATGGGGCGGGGAAGCAGGAAGTCTTGCTACTATACGCTTGCCGGAAGCACAATATGAATTAGCGAAATTCGTCCAAACATTAGGAAAACCAGTTGTTATTACATTATTTAATGGTAGACCGCTCGAAGTGAAAGAGTTAGCAGAATCTAGTGATGCTCTTCTTGAATTATGGTTCCCAGGGACAGAAGCAGGCCGTGTCACTGCAGATTTATTAAGTGGTGCAAGTAATCCTTCGGGGAAATTATCCATGTCATTCCCGCAAACAACTGGTCAAATTCCGGTTTATTATAATCATTTACGCACTGGACGACCACAAACACCGGAAAATAAAGGCGAACGCTATGTGTCGCATTATCTTGATATTCCAAATGAACCATTTTATCCATTTGGTTACGGAAAAAGCTATAGCAAATTCGAGTTAAAAACAAGCAGTCTTCCGAAAGAACTAAATCTAGGTGAATCACTACATGTGGAAGTAACCATTAAAAACATTAGTGATATTGCTGGAAAAGAAGTAATCCAAGTTTATTTACAAGATGTGACAGCGAGCATTTCACGACCAGTCAAAGAATTAAAAGCTTTTGAAAAAGTAGCGCTTCAAGCTGGCGAAGAAAAAACAGTTAGATTTGAATTAACAAGCGAGGCATTTTCATTCTATAACCAGCAGCTTGAAAAAGTGCAGGAACCGGGACTTCACCGAGTTTTTGTTGGGACTAGTAGTGAAGATGTAGACGTTTTTGAAGTGGAAGTGGGTGGATATGTGTGA